In Mustela lutreola isolate mMusLut2 chromosome 16, mMusLut2.pri, whole genome shotgun sequence, the genomic window AGGCTCACACCTGGGGATCTGGGTTTAGTTCTAGGACCTGAGCCTGCAGAGCGGGAACAACCAGGTGGGCCCATCTGGAGTCAGCAATgaggaggcgggggtggggggggggggcttgaaaTTCAAGCATATTTGGAAATGCTAAAGGCACTGACTGTGTTTACAGTGAAAAGCAAAAGGCAGGGGGAAGGTGTCAGATTGGTTGTCTTCTACTTCTCGAGGTCCCTGAGGGATGTAAGGACTCATTATACGTGCACTTTGAGTTTATGAAATCAGGACTCATGCATAGAAGGGGGGTAGGGcttcacaaacaaataaatagaaaggttTCCTAACAATCTCAAGAACTGTGGAAAATAGATGGACAGGGTAGGGAGTAAAAGTGAGAGGTAATGATCACCCTGTCACTAGAGATGATCAAGTACCTGCTGTTGGGGCCATACTTGGACTTCTGTAGACCCTTTCTTCcgtaaagaaaatattattttatgagtTTCTTGGTGTAATGACAGTTACAAGCCATGCTAGATTATAttcatttcttctctgattttaaaatgaacaggTTTTCCTAGGCCCCTAGTAGTCTCATGGCCCTAAGCACGGTGTCTGCTGTGCCTAGTGAATCAGTCCTGCCTGCTGACTCACGTGCCAGAGTGTCGTAAAGCAGATTCCGATCAGACATTGGTTGGAAGGGAGGTGTTAAGGTCAGATCTGTAAACTTCCCAGCTTCCCCCAGCCTGAGACTCTACTAAGTGAATTCTGCTGAAGAATCGAGGCGTGCCCCAGCTGCTTTTCGACATTGTTGAGGTGAAGGTTGCATGCCGCCCATGCTAAAGAACCCTGTAAGAGTTATGATTCCCACGGAAATATACTCGAGGACCCCAATTATTAGAGGTGGTAACACCTGAGGCCAGGATTAGAGGCTTGGGGTGGACAAGGAATtagtggtttcttttgttttggtagCTTCCTGTTTCTGTCTTGTCCGAATGTTTATATTTAGCCAAAGCATATATCACTGctataaaatcacttttttaaaaaaaactagcaaAAGGTGTATAGATTTGAATTTAACTTTTATTCAGTGGGGGAGCCCAGCTCTGATCAGGAATGCTGTCGTGATGGATGATGCTGGGAGGCTGTCATGGGGCAAGTTTGGGGTTTCCAGTGAACAGAACAGCGTAGGAGAGAGCTCAGCCTACCCCATTACGCAACCAAGAAGGAAGACATGAAAACAGGGCCACATGGGATCCCTTTTCTTGGGCCCCAGCCAAACAAACTCAGAAACACACAAATTCAGAAATTATCTGCATCACCGTATTCCTGGTAATCCCCACAAGTATGTAAGTTTGGTCTCTGTTTTCCAGAGCTATTTCCTAGGTCCAGTGGTTGCTAAATGCCTCTGGGACCAGGATCTTTGAGTTACCCCATCCCCAGGTGTAGAAGAGGGTCCAAAACCAGCCACAGCCTGTCCTCTGAGTTATCATGCATAAAAGACACAGGCCTGACTAAACACTATCCCCATATCAGGTgccttttttcctccctgtttgtttgtttgtttgtttaatcacTTCTGATTTCAGCACAATAAACATCTCTGAAGGGCTGGATGTTTTCAAGACATATTCCCTCATCGGTATAAGCTGGGACTAGGATCAAAAAGGGTAACAATAGAGGAGTGAACCATAAGCAGTTCCTAATTGGGGGGAGGAATCTAAGGAGATAGTTATGTCctgaaaaaggaagagggaaaaaaaaaagaagaagaagaagaaggagaaaccaTGTTAATCTTTTGATTTGGAATGGCAAGGGTAGGGAAAGAGGCCTCTTCATTCTGTAGCTGTGTGTACTGCCTCAAACCAAAAGAAGCCCGTTCATGTAAATGCTCACGTGTGCATGAAACTCTATCAAATGCCTCCTGGGGTATCTTTTTGAGGTGAAGAAAGGGATCCAGTTTTGGGAGATCTTCCCAGGAATTCtcacttagaaaaagaaaaaaaaaaacaacttttttttttttccccatctcttgTACAAAATGAACAAGTGTTTTAATAAATGATGTGTATTGTGTTCTAAGGTAGAGCCTAGggagaccaaaacaaacaaaataaacatcaaCAAAACCTCCGGCTGTCAACGGGCCTTCACTGGCATCCATGGTTCTTCACAAGGTGTGGGTGGTGAGTTGCAGGTTCTTTTAGGATCCCCAGCCCGTGTCCAGATCATGCAGGAAGCAGTGCAATGGGAGAGGAGCCTAGCACCCTCtcctgcacctcccccaccccgtgcccTGCCGCAGGTACACCCCCCCCCAAGAACACCCCTGGAAAGAGACCTACAGATCTCACTTGTCTATATGTTGCTTCCTCCTCATGATGACTCCCCTCCCTCACAGCCCAGCTTCCCTAAAAACCAAATGAGCTGTTCTGTAACTGCACCAGAAAATCAGAATTTATTGTACATATGTTTGTGTTCCACTTAATAAAAAAACctatattttaagataaactttGTTAGTAATTCATGAGGTAAGTGACTATTTATGCTAATCAGGCAGAAATATATTCTCAAGCATAATGCATTACATAAATTTGAATGCAAAATGTTCAATTATGAAGTAAATACAGGTAATGCAAATAATAAATTACctctaataaaaattataaaagatgtGTCTTCAAAGAGAGAGCGGCTTTAACTTACAACTGTGAATtgcttaaagagaaaagaattaataaatgctGAATTACTCTGATGATTATTTAGCACATAATTCACCTATTCATAACGACTCCTAGTAATCAGACTGTTGTTTCACATTCTCCAATATGAGGCAAGACTGTTTCCTCAGCAATTTTACCCTTATCAGATTATCTCGTCTGATTCTATTAATTTTCTTCCATGAATCTGCTAACAGTGATTTGTGATTTACTTACCCTGCTAACTAAAGACTGTTAAAAGGATTTATCTAACACTAGACCTAAGAACACTCTATGTCTTATCATTCAGTTACTCTGAGCAACTCTTTCCTCAAATCAATTTAGTTGCCTTTGTAGTGAAATTTAGTGGACACTGGTTAGTTCTGCACCATAAAATCAGCTCCTGGATAAACAAAGAGTTCAGATCCCATATTTGGTGCATCTTGTTCTTTTTAGATCATATATGTCTGATTCCAATGTGATATACCTAAGTTGCTGTAACTCACAATCAAGAAAAATATGGTAGTTTTAGCTTCTCATCATTATCATTTAGACAGgaataagtttctttctttctttctttctttctttctttctttttgtgtgaaGTTCTTCTGGCGGTACTGACGCGAAACTATAATTGTGTTTTTGATGTTATGGTTTCGCAATCTTCTGCGGGATTAGACCCATACCCTCCCCCTCCACAGTCTTCTATAAATATTCACCGCTTTCAGAAACTTTAATACTACTGGTTTGAATTGGTCAATAATGACAAACGCATGGTTTCTAAATTACTCTATATTGTTCTACAGAGATTACTAGAGTATATATAGCAAGGGGATATTAAGCAGTAAGAAAACACAGTTCGCATTGTATTTGGATTAGACTGGCTTGGAAGAAGTGAAACAATGTTCGCAAAGAAGTCTAAAGAAATGTGGCCTTGCTGTAATTGTAGAGAATCAAAAATCTGAATAGTACTAATTAAAATGAGAGAGCGCAATTGTTACAAAAGAAATGCCGCTAACAGAGAACTGTAAATGTTTAGACACCCCTGTGAATCactaaataataaagcaaaaaggACAAACACGAGAATTAAGTTATAAGAGCACTACTGCTACACgtctaaaaaataattctaatcctctttttatttttttcaagagaaaatgagagactgtaaaagactacaataagagaaagaaaaataccatggcTTGACAGCAGTGtacaaaaataaaccataaaaaatGTGCAGATAATAATACATTTAGCTGCCCAAACATGGGCatttaatttctagaaatgaTATATAATTGCAACAATTAGGTGGATGGCCATGAATCTGTATCCCATGGTCTTCGTCATTAGCAAACTTtgtttataaatgttatttatctatAAATGTAGCAGTTTCAGTGTTCCTGGCCAAAAATACTTTCAAGAGAGGCAGGGATCCTATCTTACAGCTTTTAACAAAAAATGTGAtgcaaaggataaaaaaaattttattataaacaaaaaatgaattaattcttcctaaatatacatatattcatattttacatGAACATTATAATCTTCAGATTTTTGTGGCTAATGATTAAAAAGCCCCAGAAAACTATCACTGTAGACAATGCTAAGTGACATAATATGTTTATGTAACTTAAGCAGTAGATTTTCCTCTGAATACATAAACTATAATCTCTTAACTTCATTACTAGGTAAAATACTGTTTgagaggaggaaagcaaaggAGTTCTGTTAGATTGCATAAATATTGACACAATCTTCACTCTTTCTTCCCAACTAGTAATAGACATATTTCATCCCAGCCCTACAAAGTGCTCCCATAAAACCAAAACTATCCTTATAAACAGCTTCTCTGCAGCAATAATGAAAAGGGAAAAGTACTTTTCTGGAAAATACCAATGGCACTGGGCTTTTAGGGTTATGATGTGCCTACAAACTTTGGGGGGAGCCTTTCATTAGGGACTCTGGGTTTGAAGGCTGCCAGCAGCAGAGAAATTAACACAAGTCTAATCTGGTGTAAGAAGCCAAGGAGTGACACCTAAGGTCTCATTATAAATAGTAAAGTATGCTGTGGGGTGGGCAAGAGCAGTTCTGAAGTGCAATGTTCAAGCAGCTGGCTTAATATATGACTAAGTGTCAGAAGTCAGGTTTTCTGAGAATTACTTTTCAGATAAACAACTTTATAGCACTGCACTTAATCATACTTACTAGAGACATCTCATTTATCACCGAATTACAAGTAACTTTAATTCTATTGATATTGCCATAAAGCCCGTTGAAAATCCATCCTGGCACTCTTAAGGGGTTTAGGGCCCTGTTACAGGGGATTCAATTGCAAAAGTCTCTCATCAGAACCAGACTGCGAAGGCTTCTGCGTCTCCTCGCCTTTTTTGTTAATGATCAAGGGGGGACAGAAGGGAAAAAGGATTCCTGCACCTGCCAGAACTGTCCTTAGCACCTTTCCTGCAAGGTTGTGTCCTCCCACTGCAGTCAAACtaactctctgtgcctcggtACCCCCTCCCACCTTGGAAAACCagcttcttttcacttcatcaaCAAAACTGGACACGGACCAATTTCAACTGACCTTTGCCGAAAGGTGGCGCTGTTGAGGTAAAAATCCAACAATAGTTCTCACTCGGATTCTTTTGCaggcttttcagattttttttttttttaagtgcgcCCTCCTAGCGTCTCCCCCTcccataaagtaaaataaatatcattaacaCCAAATGCATTTCATTAATCGGAGGAATCAACAGTCTCAATATCCAAGTAGGCGGTCTGGTCTTCCAAAACGCTGGGTCGGCTTGGCTCACGCTTGCTTTCCCCCAAATAAATCTCGGTTTCTCCGACTTGCCTATCGCTTTAAAATCTTAGAAACAGTtgttggttctttcttttctcttttctgtttctttctttcctttttcttttttgcataagCTTTAAAAGAATCCGTCTAGAAAACTGAATAGTTATTAGCATTTGCAacggggagggggagaaacagcccccccacccaacccccactGTGGGTTTCCGGGCTGGTCCGAGAAACCGCGGTTTAAAACTTAACCCTTCGAGGGGAGCTGGCGAAGGCTGGGGTGTTGTTTTCCCCCAACACATACACCCCTTGCTCCTCTCCACGGCCAAGTCTGAAATACTTAATTGAAATGTGAAAGTGCAAAGCGCGCGCGGGACCGTCCCTGATAAACAGGGGTCAGATTTCATAAGGGGGTGGGtgtgcgtgagagagagagagaagagagagagaggaatatgaATACGAATCTCAAAGGCCAAACTCGGGCCAGTGTCGGAAGCCagagggctgagctgggctgacCCGACTCCGAGCTTCCCTGGAGTTAACTCGCGTAGGCGTTCGCTCTCCCCACGCCGCCCTCCCAAGGGCACGCGACGCCAGCCGGCAGCCAGTCCCCGCGCGTAATGGTCCCTGAACAACTTATTTCCCCTCCTTCAAGGAGGGTAGTAAAACGTGCTTTCTCCCCGCGCGGACCCGGAGCCACTCGGGCTGCCCCCGGCAAGGCGGCGTCCTGGGCGCAGTCGGAACCctgagccccccccccacacacacacacacacacactccctgcgCCCCTGCGCGCGGGCTCCAGGGAAAGGGACAAAGAGTTTGTGCTCTTTGACTCAAAGGGCCAAGTTTGAGCTCCCTGCAGCTACGCACGGGGAAGGCAGGCACCCCCCGGCAGACGCCTTGGTGCCAAAgctggagcaggagaagcagctccGGAGCGAATTCACAGTCCCGGGGATGGGGGCTGCCCGGGAAGGGGGGGGTCACGCCAATCCCCGCAGAGCGAGTGGAGGGCAAGCCGGCGCTCCGGAAGGCAGGCCTCTCTAGTGCTCCTAAGTAAAGCAATCGCCCTCTCCGTCCTCCCGGGTTCCCGCAGTCCTTCTGGACTACTCCTTCCCCTCTCGCACCAAACTTGGCGCCGGGCTTTGCTCCCTTCCCGGGAGGCTGCGGCGCGGGAAGGGTTAAGCCCTCTTGTCCCAGCTGACAGTCAGCTGATTGGACCCTGATTGACAGCTCGGAAAAGTTTCCTTGTTTCTATCTATTATGCTAATCGCGGCCGCTCACGTCGCCTCCCATTGGCTCGGAGTACCAGTCAATTTCCCATTTGGGCCTGACGTCACAAGTGCTATAAAACTCAGCAATTGCTTTAAACTCTTCTTGCTGGATCAGaggctttaaaatcttttttcatctTCGAGCTGTAGCTCGGGCTGCTCTTCGGCTCGGCCTCCCCCCTTTTGCTCTCTGCCTCGCCTTTCCCCAGGACTTCGCTAtttcgctttaaaaaaaaaaaaaaaaaaaaaggcaagaaagaactaaactcccccctccctttcctccagccGGGCTGCACCTCTGTCTTGCACTTTGCACGGAGAGCGCgcgcgagggagagagagaggaaagaaaataataataacaataataataagagCAGGCAGAAGAGAAGGCGAGAAGCATGAAGTGTTAACTCCCCCGTGCCAAGGCCCGCGCCGCCGGACAGCCGCCCGCCGCGCCTCCAGCCCCGAGCGGCCGCCGCGCGCGCCCCGCCTGCAGCCCGGGCCGGCGAGGCGAGCCCTCCTTATGCAAAGCGCGCAGCGGAGCGGCGAGCGGGGGACGCCGCGCACCCGGCCGGGCTCCTCCGgcttcgccgccgccgccgccgccaccgcagCCCGCGGAGGACCTTCCCGAGCCTGAAGCAGCCGGCTCGGCACGCACGGAGGCGAGCAGGCGAGGAGGGGCCGgggcgagcgagcgagcacattggcgtgagcaggggggagggagggcgggcgcggggggcgcgggcagggcggggggtgTGTGCGCGCTCGGAGGTTTCGGGCCAGCCACCGCCGCGCGAGCTAGAAGCGCCCCAGCCCGGCAAGCTGGCTCACCCGCTGGCCACCCAGCACAGCCCGCTGGCCCCTCTCCTGCAGCCCATCTGgcggagcggcggcggcggcggcggcggcaggagAATGGCATCAGAACTGGCAATGAGCAACTCCGACCTGCCCACCAGTCCCCTGGCCATGGAATATGTTAATGACTTCGATCTGATGAAGTTTGAAGTGAAAAAGGAACCGGTGGAGACCGACCGCATCATCAGCCAGTGCGGCCGTCTCATCGCCGGGGGCTCGCTGTCCTCCACCCCCATGAGCACGCCGTGCAGCTCggtgcccccttcccccagcttctcGGCGCCCAGCCCGGGCTCGGGCAGCGAGCAGAAGGCGCACCTGGAAGACTACTACTGGATGACCGGCTACCCGCAGCAGCTGAACCCGGAGGCGCTGGGCTTCAGCCCCGAGGACGCGGTCGAGGCGCTCATCAGCAACAGCCACCAGCTCCAGGGCGGCTTCGATGGCTACGCGCGCGGGGCGCAGCAGCTGGCCTCGGCAGCCGGGGCCGGCGCCGGCGCCTCCCTGGGCGGCAGCGGCGAGGAGATGGGCCCCGCCGCCGCCGTGGTGTCCGCCGTGATCGCCGCGGCCGCCGCGCAGAGCGGCGCGGGCCcgcactaccaccaccaccaccaccaccacgccgccggccaccaccaccacccgaCGGCCGGCGCGCCCGGCGCCGCGGGCAGCGCGTCAGCCTCGGCCGGTGGcgcgggcggcgcgggcggcggtGGCCCGGCCAGcgccgggggcggcggcggcggcggcggcggcggcggaggcggcgggggcgcggcgggggcggggggcgccctGCACCCGCACCACGCCGCGGGCGGCCTGCACTTCGACGACCGCTTCTCCGACGAGCAGCTGGTGACCATGTCGGTGCGCGAGCTGAACCGGCAGCTGCGCGGGGTCAGCAAGGAGGAGGTGATCCGGCTGAAGCAGAAGAGGCGGACCCTGAAAAACCGTGGCTATGCCCAGTCCTGCCGCTTCAAGAGGGTGCAGCAGAGACACGTCCTGGAGTCCGAGAAGAACCAGCTGCTGCAGCAGGTCGACCACCTCAAGCAGGAGATCTCCAGGCTGGTGCGCGAGAGGGACGCGTACAAGGAGAAATACGAGAAGTTGGTGAGCAGCGGCTTCCGAGAAAACGGCTCCAGCAGCGACAACCCGTCCTCTCCCGAGTTTTTCATGTGAGTCTGACACGCGATCCCACAGCTAGCCACCTTGATAAGTGCTCCGTGGGGGTCCGACTCGGGTGTGGGCTTGCTAGTTCCAGAGCCTTGCTCGCCGCCACCTCGCCCCCTCCCCTGCTGAGATTGCCCGAtgcccctgcacacacacacacacgcgcgcgcgcgcgcgcacagacacacacacacaacacacgcacgcacacacacacacacaccccctgctCCAAGTTGGCGGTGGTGGTGGCTGTTTTTAAATGGGGAGGGAGTGAATGTCTGGCTCATGGATTGCCAATCTGAAATTCTCCATAACTTgctagcttttttaaatttacacctcccttacacacacacacacacacacacacacaatgttcaAAGATCTCAGCAGAGTTCTTCATGCTCACCTTTGAAGCCTGCATCAttcacagtgttttgttttgtttttttttttttttttctccttcttcagtTCATGAGCTGGTgttcattttctgtgtgtgtgtgtgttttattttgtttggatttttttttttttaattttactttttggagCTTGCTGTGTTGGCCTTTTCCCCAACCTTCACCCTCACGCCCtcttcacccatctccccacgagataaaagaaaaacaaaaaaaaaaaaagctaagtttttttttctcctcctgagTTCTTCATGTGAGATTGATTGagcttgcaaagaaaaaaaaatgtgaaatgttaTAGACTTGCAGCGCGCTGAGTTCCTTCGGGGTTTTTAGCATTGTTATGctaaactagagaaaaaaaaaatcctcatgaaCCTGCCACAATCAAGCCTGCATCAACCTTCTGGGTGTGACTTGTGAGTTTTGGCCTTATCATGCCAAATCTGAGAGTTTAGTCTGCCATTAAAAAACTCATTCTCATCTCATGCATTATTATGCTTGCTACTTTGTCTTAGCAACAATGAACTATAACTGTTTCAAAGACTTTATGGAAAAGAgacattatattaataaaaaaaaaaaaagcctgcatgCTGGACATGTatggtataattatttttttcttttttttttcttttggcttggaAATGGACGTTCGAAGACTTATGGCATGGCATTCATACTTTTGTTTTAATTGCCTCATGACTTTTTTGAGTTCAGAACAAAAAAGTGCCACCCTAGAGCCTTCTTCCCATGAAAGTTTGCATCTGCTCCAAAACTGCTTTGAGTTACTGAGAACTTCAGCCTCCCATTGTAAATGCACTGAAGGCATTCCTTGTCAAAGATGCCAGAATGGGTTAAAAATTTAACATGGCAAACATTAAAAGAActcttaatgttttctttttaataagaatgACACCCCACTTTGGGGACTAAAATTGTGCTGTTGTGGAAAGcagtctaaatttattttttaagaaaaaaagaaatctgccccattatttttggtttgttttatttttattattattattctttttttttttttttttttttggcttttggtcATTGTCAAATGTGGAATGCTATGGGTTCCTAGTATATAATTTAATTCTAGTTTTTATAATCTGTTAGCCCAGTTAAAATGTATGCTACAGATAAAGGAATGTTATAGATAAATTTGAAAGAGTTAGGTCTGTTTAGCTGTAGATTTTTTAAGAGATTGATGCACTAAATTGTTTACTGTTGTGATGTTAAGGGGGGTAGAGTTTGCAAGgggactgtttaaaaaaaaagtagcttatACAGCATGTGCTTGCAACTTAAATATAAGTTGGGTATGTGTAGTCTTTGCTATACCACTGACTGTATTGAAAACCAAAGTATTAAAGGGGAAACACCCCTGTTTATATCTGTAGGGGTATTTTACATtcaaaatgtatgtttttttttcaaatttaaagtaTTTGGGACTGAATTGCACTAAGATATAACCTGCAAGCatataatacaaaaaaatttgcaaaactgTTTAGAACGCTAATAAAATTTATGCAGTTATAAAAATGGCATTACTGCACAGTTTTAAGATGATGCAGATTTTTTTACAGTTGTATTGTGGTGCAGAACTGGATTttctgtaacttaaaaaaaaatccacagtttTAAAGGCAATAATCAGTTAAATGTTATTTTCAGGGACTGACatcctgtctttaaaaaaaaaatgaaaagtaaatcttaccacaataaatataaaaaaatcttgtcagttacttttcttttacatattttgctgtgcaaaattGTTTTATATCTTGAGTTACTAACTAACCACGCGTGATGTTCCTAtgtgcttttctttcattttcaattcTGGTTATATCAAGAGAAAGAATAATCTACAATaataaactgcatttttttttttgattctgtgCTCAGTTTCTTAGTG contains:
- the MAF gene encoding transcription factor Maf isoform X1 yields the protein MASELAMSNSDLPTSPLAMEYVNDFDLMKFEVKKEPVETDRIISQCGRLIAGGSLSSTPMSTPCSSVPPSPSFSAPSPGSGSEQKAHLEDYYWMTGYPQQLNPEALGFSPEDAVEALISNSHQLQGGFDGYARGAQQLASAAGAGAGASLGGSGEEMGPAAAVVSAVIAAAAAQSGAGPHYHHHHHHHAAGHHHHPTAGAPGAAGSASASAGGAGGAGGGGPASAGGGGGGGGGGGGGGGAAGAGGALHPHHAAGGLHFDDRFSDEQLVTMSVRELNRQLRGVSKEEVIRLKQKRRTLKNRGYAQSCRFKRVQQRHVLESEKNQLLQQVDHLKQEISRLVRERDAYKEKYEKLVSSGFRENGSSSDNPSSPEFFITEPTRKLEPSVGYATFWKPQQCILTVFS
- the MAF gene encoding transcription factor Maf isoform X2, whose amino-acid sequence is MASELAMSNSDLPTSPLAMEYVNDFDLMKFEVKKEPVETDRIISQCGRLIAGGSLSSTPMSTPCSSVPPSPSFSAPSPGSGSEQKAHLEDYYWMTGYPQQLNPEALGFSPEDAVEALISNSHQLQGGFDGYARGAQQLASAAGAGAGASLGGSGEEMGPAAAVVSAVIAAAAAQSGAGPHYHHHHHHHAAGHHHHPTAGAPGAAGSASASAGGAGGAGGGGPASAGGGGGGGGGGGGGGGAAGAGGALHPHHAAGGLHFDDRFSDEQLVTMSVRELNRQLRGVSKEEVIRLKQKRRTLKNRGYAQSCRFKRVQQRHVLESEKNQLLQQVDHLKQEISRLVRERDAYKEKYEKLVSSGFRENGSSSDNPSSPEFFMYPRESSASVM